In one Castor canadensis chromosome 15, mCasCan1.hap1v2, whole genome shotgun sequence genomic region, the following are encoded:
- the Irx5 gene encoding iroquois-class homeodomain protein IRX-5 encodes MSYPQGYLYQPSASLALYSCPAYSTSVISGPRTDELGRSSSGSAFSPYAGSTAFTAPSPGYNSHLQYGADPAAAAAAAFSSYVGSPYDHTPGMAGSLGYHPYAAPLGSYPYGDPAYRKNATRDATATLKAWLNEHRKNPYPTKGEKIMLAIITKMTLTQVSTWFANARRRLKKENKMTWTPRNRSEDEEEEENIDLEKNDEDEPQKPEDKGDPEGPEAGGAEQKAAGCERLQGPPTPAGKETEGSLSDSDFKEPPSDGRHDAQPGPPHAGGPSPAGPVAARLAEDPVPHYPAGAPAPSPHPSAGELPPVPGGPSVIHSPPPPPPPAVLTKPKLWSLAEIATSSDKVKDGGGGSESSPCPPCQGSVAGQALGGSRVSPAPAPSRSPSAQCPFPGGTVLSRPLYYTAPFYPGYTNYGSFGHLHGHPGPGPGPTTGPGSHFNGLNQTMLNRADTLAKDPKMLRSQSQLDLCKDSPYEPKKGMSDI; translated from the exons ATGTCCTACCCGCAGGGTTACTTGTACCAGCCGTCCGCCTCGCTGGCGCTCTACTCGTGCCCGGCGTACAGCACCAGCGTCATTTCGGGGCCCCGCACGGATGAGCTCGGCCGCTCGTCTTCGGGCTCTGCGTTCTCGCCCTACGCTGGCTCTACTGCCTTCACGGCGCCCTCGCCGGGGTACAACTCGCACCTCCAGTACGGCGCCGATCCCGCAGCTGCCGCCGCCGCGGCTTTCTCCTCGTACGTG GGCTCTCCCTACGATCACACACCCGGCATGGCGGGATCTTTGGGGTACCACCCGTATGCAGCGCCCCTGGGCTCATACCCTTACGGAGACCCCGCGTACCGGAAGAACGCCACACGGGACGCCACAGCCACGCTCAAGGCCTGGCTCAATGAGCACCGCAAGAACCCCTACCCCACCAAGGGCGAGAAGATCATGCTGGCCATCATCACCAAGATGACGCTCACCCAGGTGTCCACCTGGTTTGCCAACGCGCGCCGGCGCCTGAAGAAGGAGAACAAGATGACGTGGACTCCTCGGAACCGAAGCGAGGacgaggaagaagaggagaacatTGACCTGGAGAAGAACGACGAGGACGAGCCCCAGAAGCCCGAGGACAAGGGCGACCCCGAGGGTCCTGAAGCAG GAGGAGCAGAGCAGAAGGCTGCGGGTTGCGAGCGGCTGCAGGGGCCGCCGACTCCGGCCGGTAAGGAGACGGAAGGCAGTCTCAGCGACTCGGATTTTAAGGAGCCGCCCTCGGACGGCCGCCACGACGCGCAGCCGGGGCCCCCCCACGCCGGGGGACCCTCTCCAGCTGGGCCAGTGGCAGCGCGGCTGGCCGAGGACCCGGTCCCTCACTACCCCGCGGGCGCGCCGGCGCCCAGCCCGCACCCATCAGCGGGAGAGCTGCCCCCCGTCCCTGGCGGGCCCTCGGTCATCCACTCGCCGCCACCTCCACCGCCGCCGGCGGTGCTCACCAAGCCCAAACTGTGGTCTCTGGCAGAGATCGCCACATCCTCGGACAAGGTCAAGGACGGGGGCGGCGGGAGCGAGAGCTCTCCATGCCCACCGTGCCAGGGGTCTGTAGCGGGGCAAGCCCTAGGAGGCAGCCGTGTGTCGCCGGCCCCTGCGCCGTCGCGCTCGCCCTCGGCGCAGTGTCCTTTCCCGGGCGGGACAGTGTTGTCCCGGCCTCTTTACTACACTGCGCCCTTCTATCCTGGCTACACGAACTATGGCTCCTTCGGACACCTTCATGGCCACCCAGGGCCTGGGCCAGGCCCCACAACCGGTCCAGGCTCTCATTTCAATGGATTAAACCAGACCATGTTGAACCGAGCGGACACTTTGGCTAAAGATCCGAAAATGTTGAGGAGCCAGTCTCAGCTAGACCTGTGCAAAGACTCTCCCTATGAACCGAAGAAAGGTATGTCCGACATTTAA